Proteins from one Muntiacus reevesi chromosome X, mMunRee1.1, whole genome shotgun sequence genomic window:
- the LOC136154088 gene encoding palmitoyltransferase ZDHHC3-like, with the protein MWFIPDGCGILCAIVTWFLVFYAEFVVLFIILIPSGDYMYSAINGIVFSLLAFLALASHCRAMLTDPGAVPKGNATKEFIESLQLKSGQVLYNCPKCCSIKPDRAHHCRVCKRCIRKMDHHCPWINNCVGEKNQKYFVLFTMYVALISLHALILVGFHFLHCFEEDCSSSPPTTMTLLILLGLEGLLFLIFTSAMFGTQMLSICTDETTIEQLKKEDRRWVKKTTWVNLKAVFGHPFSLGWASPFVVPDQGKADQYQHMI; encoded by the coding sequence ATGTGGTTCATCCCTGATGGCTGTGGCATTTTATGTGCCATTGTCACCTGGTTTCTGGTCTTCTATGCGGAGTTCGTGGTCCTCTTCATCATACTGATTCCATCCGGGGACTACATGTACAGCGCCATTAACGGAATCGTGTTCAGCCTGCTGGCCTTCTTGGCCCTGGCTTCCCACTGCCGCGCCATGTTGACCGACCCTGGAGCTGTGCCCAAAGGAAATGCCACTAAAGAATTCATCGAGAGTTTACAGCTGAAGTCTGGTCAGGTGCTGTACAACTGTCCCAAATGCTGCAGCATCAAACCCGACCGAGCCCACCACTGCAGGGTTTGTAAGAGGTGCATTCGGAAGATGGACCACCATTGTCCCTGGATCAACAACTGTGTCGGCGAGAAGAACCAGAAGTATTTCGTCCTGTTTACAATGTATGTAGCTCTCATTTCCTTGCACGCCCTCATCTTGGTGGGATTCCACTTCCTGCATTGCTTTGAAGAAGACTGCAGCTCCTCCCCGCCCACCACGATGACTCTCCTCATCCTCCTCGGCTTGGAGGGGCTGCTCTTCCTCATTTTCACATCGGCCATGTTCGGGACCCAGATGCTCTCCATCTGCACAGATGAGACAACAATAGAACAACtgaaaaaggaagacagaagatgGGTCAAGaaaacaacatgggtgaacctgaAAGCCGTTTTTGGCCACCCCTTCTCTCTAGGCTGGGCCAGCCCCTTTGTCGTGCCAGACCAAGGGAAGGCAGACCAGTACCAGCATATGATCTGA